One window from the genome of Ignavibacteria bacterium encodes:
- a CDS encoding ABC transporter substrate-binding protein produces MNTPSIQNYTDSHPTTPISNRIIRVGHSPDPDDAFMFYGLASGKVQLDGITIEHFLEDIQSLNQRAMKGEIEVTAISAHAFPYVADKYWIMETGASMGEGYGPVLVSKEYNSLEELREKIISGKESRTIATPGKLTTATLLFKIFCEGITNVDISFDTIMEKVLDGTYAAGLLIHEGQLTYHTEGFHKLLDFGEFWETKTNGFPLPLGLDVVRKDLGEELARKLSRGLKESIHYGYTHQNEAIPYAMQWGR; encoded by the coding sequence ATGAACACTCCATCAATTCAAAATTATACCGACTCACATCCAACAACTCCAATCTCCAACCGCATTATCCGCGTTGGACACTCACCTGACCCCGACGACGCATTTATGTTTTACGGACTCGCAAGCGGAAAAGTGCAACTCGATGGAATAACGATTGAACATTTTCTCGAAGATATTCAATCACTCAATCAACGCGCAATGAAAGGCGAAATAGAAGTTACAGCAATTTCCGCTCACGCATTTCCGTATGTTGCTGATAAATATTGGATAATGGAAACAGGCGCAAGTATGGGAGAGGGTTACGGTCCCGTTCTCGTTTCCAAAGAATATAATTCACTCGAAGAGTTACGTGAAAAAATAATTTCAGGAAAAGAATCGCGAACAATTGCGACACCGGGAAAATTAACAACAGCAACATTACTCTTCAAAATATTTTGTGAAGGAATTACCAATGTTGATATTTCTTTTGATACAATAATGGAAAAAGTTTTGGATGGAACATACGCTGCGGGACTTTTGATTCATGAAGGGCAACTCACATATCACACAGAAGGATTTCACAAATTGCTTGACTTCGGAGAATTTTGGGAAACGAAAACCAATGGATTTCCGCTTCCACTTGGTTTAGATGTTGTGCGGAAAGATTTAGGCGAAGAACTTGCGAGAAAACTTTCTCGTGGTTTAAAAGAAAGTATTCACTACGGATACACCCATCAAAACGAAGCGATTCCGTATGCAATGCAATGGGGACGC
- the ubiE gene encoding bifunctional demethylmenaquinone methyltransferase/2-methoxy-6-polyprenyl-1,4-benzoquinol methylase UbiE: MSVTIPKEETERKQYIRSMFNSIASKYDFLNHIFSGGTDVLWRKKAITLLKKYEPKKILDVACGTGDFSFAAMKLSPQEIIGVDIAEEMLAIGKEKIAKKSFQNTVRFEIGEAESLKFSNEYFDAAIVAFGVRNFSNLEQGLSEMRRVLKSNGVLCVLEFSKPKSFPFKQLYFFYFKHVLPFLGKQISQHNEAYNYLPHTVMNFPQGENFISILKKVGFKNVEENRLAFGISTVYLAQK, encoded by the coding sequence GTGTCTGTTACCATCCCGAAAGAAGAAACTGAACGAAAGCAATACATACGTTCAATGTTCAATTCTATTGCATCGAAGTACGATTTCCTCAATCATATATTCAGCGGTGGAACAGATGTTCTTTGGCGAAAAAAAGCGATTACACTTTTAAAAAAATATGAACCGAAAAAAATTCTCGACGTTGCATGCGGAACGGGAGATTTTTCTTTTGCGGCAATGAAACTTTCTCCACAAGAAATTATTGGTGTAGATATTGCGGAAGAAATGCTTGCAATCGGAAAAGAAAAAATTGCTAAGAAAAGTTTTCAAAACACAGTTCGCTTTGAAATCGGTGAAGCAGAATCGCTGAAATTTTCCAATGAATATTTTGATGCGGCAATTGTTGCATTTGGTGTTCGCAATTTCTCCAATCTTGAACAAGGGCTTTCCGAAATGCGAAGAGTATTGAAATCGAATGGCGTATTATGCGTTCTCGAATTTTCCAAACCGAAAAGTTTTCCTTTCAAACAACTTTACTTTTTCTATTTCAAACATGTTCTCCCTTTTCTTGGAAAACAAATTTCCCAGCACAACGAAGCGTACAATTATCTTCCGCATACTGTTATGAATTTTCCACAAGGCGAAAATTTTATTTCCATTTTGAAAAAAGTTGGTTTTAAAAATGTCGAAGAAAACCGATTGGCGTTTGGAATATCTACTGTATATTTGGCACAGAAATGA
- the plsY gene encoding glycerol-3-phosphate 1-O-acyltransferase PlsY, producing the protein MISLSLVILLSYIIGSFPTSIIISKLKGGIDIRNYGSGNAGGTNVIRVFGWKVGVGVILFDAVKGLIAVLLVARVMYDALPFKNYTPFDDFTVVQIIAGISAISGHIWSIFANFRGGKGVATTLGIFLGLAPIELGITMAIFFLVLGISKYISLGSVVAGVSFPVVMVVRHNIFHAHLTGYNTLIYVSIGLSLLLIFTHRSNIKRLLSGTEKRLTRIHLPNHK; encoded by the coding sequence ATGATTTCTTTATCACTTGTTATTCTGCTTTCTTACATCATCGGATCATTTCCTACAAGTATCATCATCAGTAAACTCAAAGGAGGAATTGATATTCGTAACTATGGAAGCGGGAATGCTGGCGGCACCAATGTCATCCGCGTGTTCGGTTGGAAAGTTGGCGTTGGCGTAATTCTGTTCGATGCAGTAAAAGGACTGATTGCCGTTTTACTTGTTGCTCGCGTTATGTATGATGCGCTTCCGTTCAAAAACTATACGCCGTTCGACGATTTTACTGTTGTGCAAATTATTGCCGGAATATCTGCTATTTCAGGACACATCTGGAGTATCTTTGCAAATTTCCGCGGCGGAAAAGGCGTTGCAACAACGTTGGGAATTTTTCTTGGTCTTGCTCCAATCGAGTTGGGAATAACAATGGCAATCTTTTTTTTGGTGCTGGGTATATCCAAATACATATCCCTCGGTTCTGTTGTCGCAGGGGTTTCGTTTCCGGTCGTGATGGTGGTTCGTCATAATATTTTTCACGCACATCTTACGGGATACAACACGCTCATTTATGTTTCCATCGGACTTTCGTTGTTGTTGATTTTCACACATCGTTCTAACATCAAACGATTATTGAGCGGAACAGAAAAACGGCTGACACGAATTCATCTCCCTAACCATAAGTAA